A single Triplophysa rosa unplaced genomic scaffold, Trosa_1v2 scaffold355_ERROPOS142749+, whole genome shotgun sequence DNA region contains:
- the LOC130550536 gene encoding histone H1-like — translation MAETAPAPAAPPAKAPKKKSAAKPKRAGPGVSELIVKVVSASKERSGVSLAALKKALAAGGYDVEKNNSRVKLAIKSLVTKGTLVQTKGTGASGSFKLNKKQTETKKPAKTAAPKAKKPAVKKTAVKKPAAAKKPKTAAAKKTAAKKSPKKAKKPVAAKPAAKKAAKSPKKAKKPASPKKTAKSPKKTKAAKPKTVKPKAAKPKRAAPKKK, via the coding sequence ATGGCAGAAACCGCTCCAGCTCCAGCAGCCCCGCCGGCGAAAGCGCCCAAGAAGAAGTCTGCAGCCAAACCCAAGAGAGCGGGTCCAGGCGTGAGTGAACTCATCGTTAAAGTCGTGTCGGCGTCCAAGGAGAGAAGCGGTGTGTCTCTGGCCGCCCTGAAGAAAGCTCTCGCCGCCGGCGGATACGATGTGGAGAAGAACAACTCCCGCGTCAAGCTCGCCATCAAGAGTCTCGTGACTAAAGGCACACTGGTCCAGACTAAAGGCACCGGTGCTTCCGGTTCATTCAAGCTGAACAAGAAACAAACCGAGACCAAGAAACCTGCAAAGACAGCGGCACCTAAAGCGAAGAAGCCTGCAGTGAAGAAGACCGCAGTGAAGAAGCCCGCAGCTGCCAAGAAGCCCAAGACTGCAGCAGCAAAGAAGACCGCCGCTAAAAAGTCTCCGAAAAAGGCGAAGAAACCAGTCGCCGCAAAACCAGCAGCTAAGAAAGCAGCGAAGAGCCCCAAGAAGGCGAAGAAGCCCGCATCACCGAAGAAAACCGCCAAGAGCCCGAAGAAAACCAAGGCTGCCAAACCCAAAACTGTAAAGCCTAAAGCAGCTAAGCCTAAAAGGGCCGCTCCAAAAAAGAAGTAA
- the LOC130550538 gene encoding histone H2A-like, with product MSGRGKTGGKARAKAKTRSSRAGLQFPVGRVHRLLRKGNYAERVGAGAPVYLAAVLEYLTAEILELAGNAARDNKKTRIIPRHLQLAVRNDEELNKLLGRVTIAQGGVLPNIQAVLLPKKTEKPAKSK from the coding sequence ATGAGCGGCAGAGGCAAAACCGGCGGTAAGGCGAGAGCTAAGGCCAAGACTCGCTCCTCTAGAGCGGGACTTCAGTTCCCCGTGGGCCGCGTCCACAGGCTCCTCCGTAAAGGCAACTATGCGGAGCGAGTGGGAGCCGGCGCCCCCGTGTATCTGGCCGCCGTGCTCGAGTACCTGACCGCCGAGATCCTCGAGTTGGCCGGAAACGCCGCTCGGGACAACAAGAAGACTCGCATCATCCCCCGTCACCTGCAGCTGGCGGTGCGCAACGACGAGGAGCTGAACAAGCTTCTGGGCAGAGTGACCATCGCTCAGGGCGGCGTGCTGCCCAACATCCAGGCCGTGCTGCTGCCCAAGAAGACCGAGAAGCCCGCCAAGTCCAAGTAA
- the LOC130550537 gene encoding histone H3-like produces the protein MARTKQTARKSTGGKAPRKQLATKAARKSAPATGGVKKPHRYRPGTVALREIRRYQKSTELLIRKLPFQRLVREIAQDFKTDLRFQSSAVMALQESSEAYLVGLFEDTNLCAIHAKRVTIMPKDIQLARRIRGERA, from the coding sequence ATGGCAAGAACCAAGCAGACCGCTCGCAAGTCCACCGGTGGCAAAGCCCCGAGGAAGCAGCTCGCCACCAAAGCCGCCCGTAAGAGCGCTCCCGCCACCGGCGGCGTGAAGAAGCCCCATCGTTACAGGCCCGGCACCGTGGCTCTGAGAGAGATCCGCCGCTACCAGAAGTCCACCGAGCTGCTCATCCGCAAACTGCCTTTCCAGCGCCTGGTGAGAGAGATCGCTCAGGACTTCAAGACCGACCTGCGCTTCCAGAGCTCCGCCGTAATGGCCCTGCAGGAGTCCAGCGAGGCTTATCTGGTCGGTCTGTTCGAGGACACGAACCTGTGCGCCATCCACGCCAAGAGGGTCACCATCATGCCCAAGGACATTCAGCTGGCGCGCCGCATCCGCGGAGAGCGCGCATAA
- the LOC130550542 gene encoding paternally-expressed gene 3 protein-like isoform X1: MGELTLRILRFSLMILLSGVHDSMWRVLCFNSDSNGGSSGYYEPGMDAGPLMPTGVKRQSFYSWYGTKNAYGIGSSRHTQTSSSGTLIASGSNRSSESVLKPVQLAMGGPVVEQVAPASSQSITQSSSQIVQPILQHLSLIASQPSSQQLAQASSEAITHDSSQQLTQASYQSLTPSDNQQSHSQPSSQQPVNVVSGTIVQPSNQQSVLSRSQPESPVLAQASFQSVAQPQAGGLSLVKPREVRLSQIGSRLFSGTRPVQIISEGFFKPGMHSSESVVKPVPLALQAPIEQLGQSSYQSVAQVSSQQSSHASGAQPVQTSYQSVREVSGQQPLRASFQSVVQTSSLSEAQSISQQIPHNSYQSVSQYRGQQPEHSLYQRVAQSSNHQTAQGTAVQPVKASHESAGQSSSQQLPQTSNQSVDHSSSWQLAQASSISEAQSSNQQPAQASYPSVTQSSSQQPAQARYPSVAQSNSQQPVQAGYLTVAHSSSQQPAQASYPSVAQSSSQQPAQASYLTVSQSTRPQFAEVGSLSVAQSSSQQPAQASYLTVFQSTRPQFAEVGSSVAQSSSQEPAQPGYRSEAQSSSQQPAQASYPTVDQSSSQQPAQASYPSVAQSSSQQPAQASYPSVAQSSSQQPAQTSYPSADQSTRPQLAEVGSLSVVQSSSQHPAQASYPSVAQSSSQQPALAGCLLMVQSSSQQPAQASYPSVAQSSSQQPVHASYPSVALSSSQQTDQASYPSVAQSSSQQPAQASYPSAAQSSSPQPAQVSYLTVAESSSQQPAQASYPSVAQSSSQQPAQASYLTVAQSSIQQPAQASYPSVAESSSQQPAQASYLTVAESSSQQPAQASYPSVAQSSSQQPAQASYPSVDQSSSQQPAQASYPSVAQSSSQRPAQASYLTVAQSSSQQPAQASYPSVDQSSSQQPSQASYPSVAQSSSQQPAQSSYPAAAQSSSQQPAPASYLTVAQSSSQQPAQASYLSVAQSSSQQPAQASYPAAAQSSSQQPAPASYLTVGQSSSQQPAQASYLSVAQSSSQEPAPASYLTVAQSSSQQPAQAGYLTVAQSSSQQPALSSYLTVAQSSSQQPAQAGYPSVAQSSSQPPAQVSYLSVAQSGRPQLAEVGSSVAQSSSQQPVQAGYLSMSQSSSQQPAQASYLTVAQSSSHALVKPGRSRYGSALSPSHQVSARPLQSGFIPKPAQSSYESSSQQQPSSLPFVGPGHTSYAFRLLRTDQATMEASNNQALSKPDQDVYQPSPMLVKPVQPTYRPPIKLQPPSYQPQKLQSAAQPGFFSAEKPVQTRFQAQSSYDSTPLAALTEYGVASTPEQSRSHSQSGFSSQSMAKPSDLLVSSPSLLQSGYAYPARVHHQTDSHNTENFLVPAERQHSSRSKFRVVQGVKSRLFT, translated from the exons ATGGGTGAATTAACTTTAAGAATATTAAG GTTCTCTTTGATGATCCTGCTTTCTGGTGTTCATGATTCTATGTGGCGTG ttttgtgtttcAACTCTGATAGCAATGGAGGTTCTTCTGGATACTATGAGCCTGGAATGGATGCAGGTCCTTTAATGCCGACTGGTGTCAAACGACAGAGTTTCTACAGCTGGTATGGTACTAAGAATGCTTATGGCATTGGAAGCAGCAGACACACTCAAACTAGTTCTTCAGGAACACTGATAGCAAGTGGATCTAATCGAAGCAGCGAGTCTGTTCTTAAACCTGTGCAGCTTGCTATGGGGGGTCCTGTTGTGGAGCAAGTAGCACCGGCAAGTAGCCAGTCAATTACCCAGTCTAGCAGCCAAATAGTTCAGCCCATTTTGCAGCACCTCTCATTGATTGCCTCTCAACCCAGCAGCCAACAACTTGCTCAGGCTAGCTCTGAAGCCATAACCCATGACAGCAGCCAGCAGCTAACACAGGCTAGTTACCAGTCCTTGACCCCATCTGACAACCAGCAGTCTCACTCCCAGCCCAGTAGCCAACAACCTGTCAATGTGGTCTCTGGAACCATTGTTCAGCCCAGTAATCAGCAGTCAGTGCTGAGTAGATCTCAGCCCGAAAGCCCAGTTCTTGCACAGGCCAGTTTTCAATCTGTGGCCCAACCTCAAGCTGGTGGTCTTTCACTTGTTAAACCCCGTGAGGTTAGACTTTCCCAAATTGGTTCAAGGCTTTTTTCAGGTACCAGGCCTGTCCAGATTATAAGTGAAGGGTTTTTCAAACCGGGAATGCATAGCAGTGAATCTGTAGTTAAACCTGTACCACTGGCTCTCCAAGCCCCTATTGAACAACTTGGCCAGTCCAGTTACCAGTCTGTTGCTCAGGTTAGCAGCCAACAATCCTCACATGCTAGTGGTGCACAACCAGTACAAACCAGCTACCAGTCTGTGAGAGAGGTCAGCGGTCAGCAACCATTGCGGGCAAGTTTCCAGTCAGTTGTCCAAACCAGCAGCCTGTCTGAAGCCCAATCCATTAGCCAGCAGATACCACATAACAGCTACCAATCTGTTTCTCAGTATAGGGGACAACAACCAGAGCATAGCCTTTACCAGAGAGTGGCTCAGTCTAGTAACCATCAAACAGCACAAGGCACTGCTGTGCAACCAGTAAAGGCTAGCCATGAATCTGCAGGCCAATCCAGTAGCCAACAGCTACCACAGACAAGCAATCAGTCAGTGGATCATTCCAGCAGCTGGCAGTTAGCACAAGCTAGCTCCATATCAGAGGCTCAGTCAAGCAACCAGCAACCAGCCCAAGCCAGCTATCCATCAGTGACCCAGTCCAGCAGCCAGCAACCAGCCCAAGCCAGATATCCATCAGTGGCTCAGTCCAACAGCCAGCAACCAGTCCAAGCCGGCTATCTGACAGTGGCTCACTCCAGCAGCCAGCAACCAGCCCAAGCCAGCTATCCATCAGTGGCTCAGTCCAGCAGCCAGCAACCAGCCCAAGCCAGTTATCTGACAGTGTCTCAGTCCACCAGGCCACAGTTTGCAGAAGTTGGCTCGTTGTCAGTGGCTCAGTCCAGCAGCCAACAACCAGCCCAAGCCAGTTATCTGACAGTGTTTCAGTCCACCAGGCCACAGTTTGCAGAAGTTGGCTCGTCAGTGGCTCAGTCAAGCAGCCAAGAACCAGCTCAACCTGGCTATCGATCAGAGGCTCAGTCCAGCAGCCAGCAACCAGCCCAAGCCAGCTATCCAACAGTGGATCAGTCCAGCAGCCAACAACCAGCCCAAGCCAGCTATCCATCAGTGGCCCAGTCCAGCAGCCAACAACCAGCCCAAGCCAGCTATCCATCAGTGGCCCAGTCCAGCAGCCAGCAACCAGCCCAAACCAGCTATCCATCAGCGGATCAGTCCACCAGGCCACAGTTGGCAGAAGTTGGCTCGTTGTCAGTGGTCCAGTCCAGCAGCCAGCATCCAGCCCAAGCCAGCTATCCATCAGTGGCCCAGTCTAGCAGCCAACAACCAGCTCTAGCTGGCTGTCTTTTGATGGTCCAGTCCAGCAGCCAGCAACCAGCCCAAGCCAGCTATCCATCAGTGGCTCAGTCCAGCAGCCAACAACCAGTCCATGCCAGCTATCCATCAGTGGCTCTGTCCAGCAGCCAGCAAACAGACCAAGCCAGCTATCCATCAGTGGCTCAGTCCAGCAGCCAACAACCAGCCCAAGCCAGCTATCCATCAGCGGCTCAGTCCAGCAGCCCACAACCAGCCCAAGTCAGCTATCTGACAGTGGCCGAGTCCAGCAGCCAGCAACCCGCTCAAGCCAGCTATCCATCAGTGGCTCAGTCCAGCAGCCAACAACCAGCCCAAGCCAGCTATCTGACGGTGGCTCAGTCCAGCATCCAGCAACCAGCTCAAGCCAGCTATCCATCAGTGGCTGAGTCCAGCAGCCAGCAACCTGCCCAAGCCAGCTATCTGACAGTGGCTGAGTCCAGCAGCCAGCAACCAGCCCAAGCCAGCTATCCATCAGTGGCTCAGTCCAGCAGTCAGCAACCAGCCCAAGCCAGCTATCCATCAGTGGATCAGTCCAGCAGCCAGCAACCCGCTCAAGCCAGCTATCCATCAGTGGCCCAGTCCAGCAGCCAGCGACCAGCCCAAGCCAGCTATCTGACGGTTGCTCAGTCCAGCAGCCAACAACCAGCCCAAGCCAGCTATCCATCAGTGGATCAGTCCAGCAGCCAGCAACCATCTCAAGCCAGCTATCCATCAGTGGCCCAGTCCAGCAGCCAGCAACCAGCCCAATCGAGCTATCCAGCAGCGGCACAGTCCAGCAGCCAGCAACCAGCTCCAGCCAGCTATCTGACAGTGGCCCAGTCCAGCAGCCAGCAACCAGCTCAAGCCAGCTATCTATCAGTGGCCCAGTCCAGCAGCCAGCAACCAGCTCAAGCCAGCTATCCAGCAGCGGCACAGTCCAGCAGCCAGCAACCAGCTCCAGCCAGCTATCTGACAGTGGGCCAATCCAGCAGCCAGCAACCAGCCCAAGCCAGCTATCTATCAGTGGCCCAGTCCAGCAGCCAGGAACCAGCTCCAGCCAGCTATCTGACGGTGGCTCAGTCCAGCAGCCAGCAACCAGCTCAAGCTGGCTATCTGACAGTGGCCCAGTCCAGCAGCCAGCAACCAGCTCTATCCAGCTATCTGACGGTGGCCCAGTCCAGCAGCCAGCAACCAGCTCAAGCCGGCTATCCATCAGTGGCTCAGTCCAGCAGCCAGCCACCAGCCCAAGTCAGCTATCTATCAGTGGCTCAGTCCGGCAGGCCACAGTTAGCCGAAGTTGGCTCATCAGTGGCCCAGTCAAGCAGCCAACAACCAGTTCAAGCTGGCTATCTTTCAATGTCTCAGTCCAGCAGCCAGCAACCAGCCCAAGCCAGCTACCTGACAGTGGCCCAGTCCAGCTCCCACGCTCTAGTCAAACCCGGGCGGTCCAGGTATGGGTCTGCATTGTCACCCAGCCACCAGGTCTCTGCCAGGCCATTGCAATCTGGTTTCATACCCAAGCCAGCACAATCTAGTTATGAGTCTTCATCCCAGCAGCAACCAAGCTCGCTGCCATTTGTTGGGCCTGGACATACAAGTTATGCTTTTAGATTACTGCGCACTGACCAGGCCACAATGGAGGCATCTAACAACCAAGCTCTATCAAAACCAGACCAAGATGTGTACCAGCCTTCACCCATGTTGGTCAAGCCAGTGCAACCAACCTACAGGCCCCCAATTAAACTTCAGCCTCCTAGCTACCAGCCTCAAAAGCTCCAGTCTGCCGCACAGCCCGGATTCTTTTCTGCAGAGAAACCAGTGCAGACGAGGTTCCAGGCACAGTCAAGTTATGATTCTACCCCTCTAGCAGCGCTGACTGAATACGGTGTTGCATCAACTCCAGAGCAGTCAAGGTCCCATTCTCAATCTGGATTTAGTTCCCAATCTATGGCAAAACCCAGTGATCTGCTTGTTTCTTCACCCAGTTTATTGCAGTCTGGGTATGCATATCCAGCACGGGTGCATCATCAGACTGATTCTCACAACACTGAAAACTTCCTTGTGCCTGCTGAAAGACAACATTCATCTCGCAGCAAATTCAGGGTTGTGCAAGGAGTGAAGTCACGATTGTTTacttga
- the LOC130550542 gene encoding paternally-expressed gene 3 protein-like isoform X2 translates to MILLSGVHDSMWRVLCFNSDSNGGSSGYYEPGMDAGPLMPTGVKRQSFYSWYGTKNAYGIGSSRHTQTSSSGTLIASGSNRSSESVLKPVQLAMGGPVVEQVAPASSQSITQSSSQIVQPILQHLSLIASQPSSQQLAQASSEAITHDSSQQLTQASYQSLTPSDNQQSHSQPSSQQPVNVVSGTIVQPSNQQSVLSRSQPESPVLAQASFQSVAQPQAGGLSLVKPREVRLSQIGSRLFSGTRPVQIISEGFFKPGMHSSESVVKPVPLALQAPIEQLGQSSYQSVAQVSSQQSSHASGAQPVQTSYQSVREVSGQQPLRASFQSVVQTSSLSEAQSISQQIPHNSYQSVSQYRGQQPEHSLYQRVAQSSNHQTAQGTAVQPVKASHESAGQSSSQQLPQTSNQSVDHSSSWQLAQASSISEAQSSNQQPAQASYPSVTQSSSQQPAQARYPSVAQSNSQQPVQAGYLTVAHSSSQQPAQASYPSVAQSSSQQPAQASYLTVSQSTRPQFAEVGSLSVAQSSSQQPAQASYLTVFQSTRPQFAEVGSSVAQSSSQEPAQPGYRSEAQSSSQQPAQASYPTVDQSSSQQPAQASYPSVAQSSSQQPAQASYPSVAQSSSQQPAQTSYPSADQSTRPQLAEVGSLSVVQSSSQHPAQASYPSVAQSSSQQPALAGCLLMVQSSSQQPAQASYPSVAQSSSQQPVHASYPSVALSSSQQTDQASYPSVAQSSSQQPAQASYPSAAQSSSPQPAQVSYLTVAESSSQQPAQASYPSVAQSSSQQPAQASYLTVAQSSIQQPAQASYPSVAESSSQQPAQASYLTVAESSSQQPAQASYPSVAQSSSQQPAQASYPSVDQSSSQQPAQASYPSVAQSSSQRPAQASYLTVAQSSSQQPAQASYPSVDQSSSQQPSQASYPSVAQSSSQQPAQSSYPAAAQSSSQQPAPASYLTVAQSSSQQPAQASYLSVAQSSSQQPAQASYPAAAQSSSQQPAPASYLTVGQSSSQQPAQASYLSVAQSSSQEPAPASYLTVAQSSSQQPAQAGYLTVAQSSSQQPALSSYLTVAQSSSQQPAQAGYPSVAQSSSQPPAQVSYLSVAQSGRPQLAEVGSSVAQSSSQQPVQAGYLSMSQSSSQQPAQASYLTVAQSSSHALVKPGRSRYGSALSPSHQVSARPLQSGFIPKPAQSSYESSSQQQPSSLPFVGPGHTSYAFRLLRTDQATMEASNNQALSKPDQDVYQPSPMLVKPVQPTYRPPIKLQPPSYQPQKLQSAAQPGFFSAEKPVQTRFQAQSSYDSTPLAALTEYGVASTPEQSRSHSQSGFSSQSMAKPSDLLVSSPSLLQSGYAYPARVHHQTDSHNTENFLVPAERQHSSRSKFRVVQGVKSRLFT, encoded by the exons ATGATCCTGCTTTCTGGTGTTCATGATTCTATGTGGCGTG ttttgtgtttcAACTCTGATAGCAATGGAGGTTCTTCTGGATACTATGAGCCTGGAATGGATGCAGGTCCTTTAATGCCGACTGGTGTCAAACGACAGAGTTTCTACAGCTGGTATGGTACTAAGAATGCTTATGGCATTGGAAGCAGCAGACACACTCAAACTAGTTCTTCAGGAACACTGATAGCAAGTGGATCTAATCGAAGCAGCGAGTCTGTTCTTAAACCTGTGCAGCTTGCTATGGGGGGTCCTGTTGTGGAGCAAGTAGCACCGGCAAGTAGCCAGTCAATTACCCAGTCTAGCAGCCAAATAGTTCAGCCCATTTTGCAGCACCTCTCATTGATTGCCTCTCAACCCAGCAGCCAACAACTTGCTCAGGCTAGCTCTGAAGCCATAACCCATGACAGCAGCCAGCAGCTAACACAGGCTAGTTACCAGTCCTTGACCCCATCTGACAACCAGCAGTCTCACTCCCAGCCCAGTAGCCAACAACCTGTCAATGTGGTCTCTGGAACCATTGTTCAGCCCAGTAATCAGCAGTCAGTGCTGAGTAGATCTCAGCCCGAAAGCCCAGTTCTTGCACAGGCCAGTTTTCAATCTGTGGCCCAACCTCAAGCTGGTGGTCTTTCACTTGTTAAACCCCGTGAGGTTAGACTTTCCCAAATTGGTTCAAGGCTTTTTTCAGGTACCAGGCCTGTCCAGATTATAAGTGAAGGGTTTTTCAAACCGGGAATGCATAGCAGTGAATCTGTAGTTAAACCTGTACCACTGGCTCTCCAAGCCCCTATTGAACAACTTGGCCAGTCCAGTTACCAGTCTGTTGCTCAGGTTAGCAGCCAACAATCCTCACATGCTAGTGGTGCACAACCAGTACAAACCAGCTACCAGTCTGTGAGAGAGGTCAGCGGTCAGCAACCATTGCGGGCAAGTTTCCAGTCAGTTGTCCAAACCAGCAGCCTGTCTGAAGCCCAATCCATTAGCCAGCAGATACCACATAACAGCTACCAATCTGTTTCTCAGTATAGGGGACAACAACCAGAGCATAGCCTTTACCAGAGAGTGGCTCAGTCTAGTAACCATCAAACAGCACAAGGCACTGCTGTGCAACCAGTAAAGGCTAGCCATGAATCTGCAGGCCAATCCAGTAGCCAACAGCTACCACAGACAAGCAATCAGTCAGTGGATCATTCCAGCAGCTGGCAGTTAGCACAAGCTAGCTCCATATCAGAGGCTCAGTCAAGCAACCAGCAACCAGCCCAAGCCAGCTATCCATCAGTGACCCAGTCCAGCAGCCAGCAACCAGCCCAAGCCAGATATCCATCAGTGGCTCAGTCCAACAGCCAGCAACCAGTCCAAGCCGGCTATCTGACAGTGGCTCACTCCAGCAGCCAGCAACCAGCCCAAGCCAGCTATCCATCAGTGGCTCAGTCCAGCAGCCAGCAACCAGCCCAAGCCAGTTATCTGACAGTGTCTCAGTCCACCAGGCCACAGTTTGCAGAAGTTGGCTCGTTGTCAGTGGCTCAGTCCAGCAGCCAACAACCAGCCCAAGCCAGTTATCTGACAGTGTTTCAGTCCACCAGGCCACAGTTTGCAGAAGTTGGCTCGTCAGTGGCTCAGTCAAGCAGCCAAGAACCAGCTCAACCTGGCTATCGATCAGAGGCTCAGTCCAGCAGCCAGCAACCAGCCCAAGCCAGCTATCCAACAGTGGATCAGTCCAGCAGCCAACAACCAGCCCAAGCCAGCTATCCATCAGTGGCCCAGTCCAGCAGCCAACAACCAGCCCAAGCCAGCTATCCATCAGTGGCCCAGTCCAGCAGCCAGCAACCAGCCCAAACCAGCTATCCATCAGCGGATCAGTCCACCAGGCCACAGTTGGCAGAAGTTGGCTCGTTGTCAGTGGTCCAGTCCAGCAGCCAGCATCCAGCCCAAGCCAGCTATCCATCAGTGGCCCAGTCTAGCAGCCAACAACCAGCTCTAGCTGGCTGTCTTTTGATGGTCCAGTCCAGCAGCCAGCAACCAGCCCAAGCCAGCTATCCATCAGTGGCTCAGTCCAGCAGCCAACAACCAGTCCATGCCAGCTATCCATCAGTGGCTCTGTCCAGCAGCCAGCAAACAGACCAAGCCAGCTATCCATCAGTGGCTCAGTCCAGCAGCCAACAACCAGCCCAAGCCAGCTATCCATCAGCGGCTCAGTCCAGCAGCCCACAACCAGCCCAAGTCAGCTATCTGACAGTGGCCGAGTCCAGCAGCCAGCAACCCGCTCAAGCCAGCTATCCATCAGTGGCTCAGTCCAGCAGCCAACAACCAGCCCAAGCCAGCTATCTGACGGTGGCTCAGTCCAGCATCCAGCAACCAGCTCAAGCCAGCTATCCATCAGTGGCTGAGTCCAGCAGCCAGCAACCTGCCCAAGCCAGCTATCTGACAGTGGCTGAGTCCAGCAGCCAGCAACCAGCCCAAGCCAGCTATCCATCAGTGGCTCAGTCCAGCAGTCAGCAACCAGCCCAAGCCAGCTATCCATCAGTGGATCAGTCCAGCAGCCAGCAACCCGCTCAAGCCAGCTATCCATCAGTGGCCCAGTCCAGCAGCCAGCGACCAGCCCAAGCCAGCTATCTGACGGTTGCTCAGTCCAGCAGCCAACAACCAGCCCAAGCCAGCTATCCATCAGTGGATCAGTCCAGCAGCCAGCAACCATCTCAAGCCAGCTATCCATCAGTGGCCCAGTCCAGCAGCCAGCAACCAGCCCAATCGAGCTATCCAGCAGCGGCACAGTCCAGCAGCCAGCAACCAGCTCCAGCCAGCTATCTGACAGTGGCCCAGTCCAGCAGCCAGCAACCAGCTCAAGCCAGCTATCTATCAGTGGCCCAGTCCAGCAGCCAGCAACCAGCTCAAGCCAGCTATCCAGCAGCGGCACAGTCCAGCAGCCAGCAACCAGCTCCAGCCAGCTATCTGACAGTGGGCCAATCCAGCAGCCAGCAACCAGCCCAAGCCAGCTATCTATCAGTGGCCCAGTCCAGCAGCCAGGAACCAGCTCCAGCCAGCTATCTGACGGTGGCTCAGTCCAGCAGCCAGCAACCAGCTCAAGCTGGCTATCTGACAGTGGCCCAGTCCAGCAGCCAGCAACCAGCTCTATCCAGCTATCTGACGGTGGCCCAGTCCAGCAGCCAGCAACCAGCTCAAGCCGGCTATCCATCAGTGGCTCAGTCCAGCAGCCAGCCACCAGCCCAAGTCAGCTATCTATCAGTGGCTCAGTCCGGCAGGCCACAGTTAGCCGAAGTTGGCTCATCAGTGGCCCAGTCAAGCAGCCAACAACCAGTTCAAGCTGGCTATCTTTCAATGTCTCAGTCCAGCAGCCAGCAACCAGCCCAAGCCAGCTACCTGACAGTGGCCCAGTCCAGCTCCCACGCTCTAGTCAAACCCGGGCGGTCCAGGTATGGGTCTGCATTGTCACCCAGCCACCAGGTCTCTGCCAGGCCATTGCAATCTGGTTTCATACCCAAGCCAGCACAATCTAGTTATGAGTCTTCATCCCAGCAGCAACCAAGCTCGCTGCCATTTGTTGGGCCTGGACATACAAGTTATGCTTTTAGATTACTGCGCACTGACCAGGCCACAATGGAGGCATCTAACAACCAAGCTCTATCAAAACCAGACCAAGATGTGTACCAGCCTTCACCCATGTTGGTCAAGCCAGTGCAACCAACCTACAGGCCCCCAATTAAACTTCAGCCTCCTAGCTACCAGCCTCAAAAGCTCCAGTCTGCCGCACAGCCCGGATTCTTTTCTGCAGAGAAACCAGTGCAGACGAGGTTCCAGGCACAGTCAAGTTATGATTCTACCCCTCTAGCAGCGCTGACTGAATACGGTGTTGCATCAACTCCAGAGCAGTCAAGGTCCCATTCTCAATCTGGATTTAGTTCCCAATCTATGGCAAAACCCAGTGATCTGCTTGTTTCTTCACCCAGTTTATTGCAGTCTGGGTATGCATATCCAGCACGGGTGCATCATCAGACTGATTCTCACAACACTGAAAACTTCCTTGTGCCTGCTGAAAGACAACATTCATCTCGCAGCAAATTCAGGGTTGTGCAAGGAGTGAAGTCACGATTGTTTacttga